The following are from one region of the Falsibacillus pallidus genome:
- a CDS encoding ArsR/SmtB family transcription factor, with product MEPIEVFKALSNETRLNILKWLKEPEKHFPKQGAHLPKEVSIKGGVCVGDIQDKAKASQSTVSHYLNMMQKAGLLESVRYGQWTYYRRNEEVILQVAEFFKTEI from the coding sequence ATGGAACCTATCGAAGTATTTAAGGCGTTATCAAATGAAACTCGACTTAACATTTTAAAGTGGTTGAAGGAACCCGAGAAGCATTTCCCTAAACAAGGCGCTCATCTTCCAAAGGAGGTAAGTATCAAAGGAGGAGTATGTGTAGGGGATATTCAGGATAAAGCTAAAGCTTCTCAATCCACGGTTTCACATTACTTGAACATGATGCAAAAAGCAGGTCTGCTGGAATCGGTCCGTTATGGACAATGGACTTATTACAGGCGGAATGAAGAAGTGATTTTACAGGTGGCCGAGTTTTTTAAAACAGAAATCTAA
- a CDS encoding DMT family transporter, with protein MRYVSYILAVLAGSALSFEGAIYGQLGKEIGQLETSFYNFFMGSIILGLLWIFFGKGKLSYTVEAPKWTLLGGLLGVAYLTAIVISVPYVGVGITMVAVIIGQLVMSMVIEHFGWLGSKQTKINKEKVFAVISMIIALIFIN; from the coding sequence ATGCGTTACGTCTCATATATTTTAGCCGTATTAGCAGGGTCTGCACTTAGCTTTGAAGGCGCAATATACGGTCAGCTTGGAAAAGAAATAGGCCAGCTGGAAACTAGTTTTTATAACTTCTTTATGGGGTCAATCATACTGGGATTATTATGGATTTTCTTTGGAAAAGGCAAACTTTCTTATACGGTGGAAGCACCTAAATGGACGCTGCTTGGAGGACTATTAGGTGTCGCCTATTTAACAGCAATCGTTATCAGTGTTCCGTATGTCGGAGTCGGGATAACCATGGTGGCAGTCATCATCGGACAATTGGTCATGAGTATGGTGATCGAACATTTCGGCTGGCTTGGAAGCAAGCAGACGAAAATTAATAAAGAAAAAGTATTTGCAGTTATTTCAATGATCATTGCACTTATTTTCATTAACTAG
- a CDS encoding DMT family transporter, whose product MNILMILFTLIGGIALSAQSSINGTFSRKAGTIETTFLTFFTGLLFLTVMILFFGQGNVLGILSAPKWQLSAAFLGTIYLLLTVIAVPRIGVIATNIAGIIGQLVIGIVIDKFGWFDSLVIPLDWKRLVAILFMIIALYFIYQGNKRSTEQSKS is encoded by the coding sequence ATGAATATATTAATGATTCTATTTACATTAATAGGGGGAATCGCATTAAGCGCACAATCCTCTATTAATGGGACATTCAGCCGCAAAGCAGGAACGATAGAAACGACATTTTTAACGTTCTTTACTGGCTTACTATTCCTTACAGTCATGATTCTCTTTTTCGGACAAGGTAATGTACTTGGGATACTCTCGGCACCTAAATGGCAGTTAAGCGCAGCATTTTTAGGTACTATTTATCTGCTGCTCACCGTTATTGCGGTTCCAAGAATCGGTGTCATTGCAACGAATATTGCGGGGATCATCGGCCAGCTGGTCATTGGCATAGTCATTGATAAATTTGGCTGGTTCGATAGTTTAGTCATCCCGCTGGATTGGAAGCGCCTCGTGGCAATACTGTTTATGATCATCGCTCTTTATTTCATATACCAAGGGAATAAACGCTCTACTGAACAATCCAAATCTTAA
- a CDS encoding MerR family transcriptional regulator: MDEVEHSISELAREFDVTTRTLRYYEELHLLNPMRSETGTRIYTRKDYIRTKLILRGKRYGFNLEEIKEMIQLFDKDRSGRTQLERTIAYGEEKIQEIHSRMEELQEMKEEMEELVEAFKNKLG, encoded by the coding sequence ATGGATGAGGTGGAACATTCAATATCGGAGCTTGCCCGTGAATTTGATGTGACGACTCGGACCTTGAGGTATTATGAGGAACTGCATCTGCTAAACCCTATGCGATCCGAAACAGGCACCCGAATATATACAAGGAAGGACTACATTCGGACCAAACTGATTCTTAGAGGGAAGAGATACGGTTTTAATCTAGAAGAAATCAAGGAAATGATCCAGCTCTTTGATAAGGACAGGTCTGGCAGAACTCAACTAGAAAGAACGATTGCCTACGGTGAGGAGAAGATTCAAGAGATTCACAGCCGAATGGAAGAACTCCAGGAAATGAAAGAAGAAATGGAAGAACTCGTTGAAGCCTTTAAAAACAAATTGGGGTAG
- a CDS encoding class I adenylate-forming enzyme family protein — translation MNIWELLERNGRKYSDKEAVVSGKDRLTYSDLRMSAYAMAAGLAHKGVKEGDRVVLCMPNTKEFVISYFAAMRLGAIIVPINAKLTKSEVDYILKDCGAKVFIIDHLLFSELGSIHANDLVKIKTGDSNTDWGSFEEFMGSKDSNDLAELLSKDDDPAAILYTSGTTGKPKGVLLTHRNLLSAAVMMCVEMEMKPESRILHLMPLSHSAPLHLFLIAGVYVGAMHILSPVFTPEKLLELVDKERATHFFGAPVAYLFAAKVPDRFKYDLSSMKYWVYGGAPLTAKEVHFIQGELGIKDLYCVYGLTEAGPSGTLLMPWEHQEKAGSIGKRAALGTEIRIVNENGEDAAPGEVGEIVLYGEGLMNGYYQNPVKTSEAFLGKWLKTGDLGKRDNDGYFWVVDRKKDLIISGGVNIYPKEVEEALLQHPLISEAAVVGVPHPEWGETVKAFIIAEKQIQDLPNECKLFLKEKLAPFKIPKLYEQIDALPRNATGKILKHVLKKEAEEKIEL, via the coding sequence TTGAACATTTGGGAACTGTTGGAGCGGAATGGACGAAAGTATTCGGATAAAGAAGCGGTTGTTTCGGGGAAAGATCGGCTTACTTATTCTGATTTACGTATGTCTGCTTATGCCATGGCTGCCGGTTTAGCTCACAAGGGTGTGAAGGAAGGAGACAGAGTGGTCCTTTGCATGCCAAACACGAAGGAGTTTGTAATCAGCTACTTTGCCGCCATGAGGTTAGGCGCGATCATTGTGCCGATCAATGCAAAGCTGACAAAAAGCGAGGTGGATTACATCCTTAAGGATTGTGGAGCGAAAGTATTCATAATCGACCATTTACTATTTAGTGAGCTGGGGTCAATCCATGCCAATGACCTTGTGAAAATTAAAACGGGAGATTCAAATACAGATTGGGGTTCATTTGAAGAATTTATGGGAAGCAAAGATTCGAATGACTTAGCTGAACTTTTAAGTAAGGATGATGATCCTGCTGCAATTCTTTATACATCTGGAACGACAGGTAAACCAAAAGGAGTCCTTCTTACCCATCGAAACCTCCTGTCTGCAGCTGTGATGATGTGTGTGGAAATGGAAATGAAACCGGAGAGCCGCATTCTTCATTTAATGCCGCTCAGCCACTCTGCTCCCCTGCATCTCTTTTTGATAGCAGGCGTATATGTAGGAGCTATGCATATTTTAAGTCCGGTATTCACTCCCGAAAAACTGCTGGAATTGGTGGATAAGGAACGAGCCACTCATTTTTTCGGGGCACCTGTGGCATATCTATTTGCTGCTAAAGTGCCGGATCGCTTCAAATATGACCTTTCATCAATGAAGTATTGGGTGTATGGAGGGGCTCCTCTTACTGCAAAAGAAGTCCACTTCATACAGGGAGAGCTTGGTATTAAGGATCTGTATTGTGTCTACGGATTAACCGAAGCTGGACCAAGTGGAACGCTGCTCATGCCATGGGAGCATCAAGAGAAAGCAGGCAGTATAGGTAAAAGAGCGGCTCTTGGTACGGAAATAAGGATTGTAAATGAAAACGGAGAAGATGCAGCCCCGGGTGAAGTAGGAGAAATTGTACTATATGGGGAAGGCCTTATGAATGGTTATTATCAAAATCCGGTGAAGACATCTGAAGCTTTTTTGGGAAAATGGCTTAAAACAGGAGACCTTGGAAAGCGGGATAATGATGGGTATTTCTGGGTCGTTGACCGAAAGAAAGATTTGATCATTTCTGGAGGGGTTAACATTTACCCGAAAGAAGTAGAAGAAGCGCTATTGCAGCATCCCCTTATTTCTGAAGCGGCTGTCGTCGGAGTTCCCCATCCGGAGTGGGGAGAAACAGTCAAAGCATTTATCATTGCTGAAAAGCAGATTCAAGATCTTCCAAATGAATGCAAGTTGTTTTTAAAAGAAAAGCTGGCTCCATTTAAAATACCAAAATTGTATGAACAAATAGATGCGCTGCCTAGAAATGCTACCGGGAAAATACTTAAGCATGTACTGAAAAAAGAAGCCGAAGAAAAAATTGAATTGTGA
- a CDS encoding acyl-CoA dehydrogenase family protein: MNFYQEDKHFQNLMKKYLKPEFLAWAESELEDFGRECGTTIDERARHTDREGQPKLIKYDRFGEDVSEVWVNEGYKQTVEETYNRGIVGYVHKEIPDLGTKGNYMYSYAQGYLLSQTEPGFYCPVTLTMATAYLLEHYADDDIKEKFLPHVISTGEKELYEGATFLTERQGGSDVGANETKAVPNGDHYELFGEKYFASNAGMCGVAMVLARMEGAPDGTKGLSLFAVPWRKEDGSLNGISIRRLKDKLGVKAVPSAEVVFDGARAYLVGTPSKGIYYMMEALNLSRVCNAIASIGIMRRAFVEAKEYAFRREAFGNRLADYPMIKDTLTRLAVKQEVETSAVFSLVDLFDKVMNVDSSASQEEMVLNRLLIAVLKKETAEESIHFAHEAIEMHGGNGFIEDFVTPRLLRDAQVLTVWEGTANILGLEVLRLMTKFKSHELFVEKMEAELDGLPLNLKTLAEPAARGLQKVKELGEFLMASAADVQTYHSKRMAKLISDVFESVTVLIEASAGSERDRMKAEIFLEDTWQKELLDKEMKSVRYFDEIVCWKKAGKAQV; encoded by the coding sequence ATGAACTTTTACCAAGAAGACAAGCATTTTCAAAATTTGATGAAGAAATATTTAAAGCCGGAATTCCTTGCTTGGGCAGAGAGCGAGCTCGAAGATTTTGGCAGGGAGTGCGGGACCACCATCGATGAACGTGCTCGCCATACCGACCGGGAAGGGCAGCCGAAGCTGATCAAATACGACCGTTTCGGTGAAGACGTTTCGGAGGTTTGGGTGAATGAAGGCTATAAACAGACTGTAGAGGAAACCTACAACAGAGGGATTGTCGGATATGTCCATAAGGAAATTCCGGACCTGGGGACGAAAGGCAACTACATGTATTCCTATGCCCAAGGCTACCTTTTGTCCCAAACTGAGCCGGGCTTTTACTGCCCTGTCACTTTGACGATGGCAACGGCTTATTTACTGGAGCACTATGCTGATGACGATATCAAGGAAAAATTTCTTCCTCATGTCATTTCCACGGGTGAAAAAGAACTTTACGAAGGGGCCACTTTTCTGACGGAGAGGCAGGGTGGTTCCGATGTCGGCGCCAATGAAACGAAGGCGGTCCCAAATGGCGATCACTATGAATTGTTCGGCGAAAAATATTTTGCATCCAACGCTGGAATGTGCGGGGTGGCCATGGTTCTCGCCAGAATGGAAGGCGCTCCTGATGGAACCAAAGGGTTAAGTCTATTCGCTGTTCCGTGGCGAAAAGAAGACGGCAGCTTAAATGGCATTTCCATCAGGCGGCTGAAGGATAAACTCGGAGTGAAAGCTGTCCCGTCCGCTGAAGTGGTGTTCGACGGTGCCAGAGCCTATCTTGTGGGGACGCCTTCTAAAGGAATCTACTATATGATGGAGGCGTTGAATCTATCCCGGGTCTGCAATGCCATTGCCTCCATCGGAATCATGAGGCGCGCCTTTGTGGAAGCAAAGGAATATGCTTTCCGCCGAGAAGCTTTTGGGAACAGACTGGCTGATTACCCGATGATAAAAGATACACTGACAAGGCTTGCCGTGAAGCAGGAAGTCGAGACAAGTGCGGTATTCAGCCTTGTAGATTTATTCGATAAGGTCATGAACGTTGATAGCAGTGCGTCGCAGGAAGAAATGGTGCTTAATCGCCTTCTGATCGCAGTATTAAAGAAAGAAACGGCTGAGGAGTCGATCCATTTTGCCCACGAAGCCATTGAAATGCATGGAGGCAATGGATTCATCGAGGACTTCGTCACCCCGAGGCTGTTAAGGGATGCCCAAGTGTTGACTGTCTGGGAAGGAACCGCCAATATCTTAGGGCTTGAAGTTCTTAGGCTCATGACAAAATTTAAGTCGCATGAGCTTTTCGTTGAAAAAATGGAAGCCGAATTGGATGGACTTCCGCTTAATTTGAAGACACTGGCGGAGCCTGCTGCAAGAGGGCTGCAGAAGGTAAAAGAATTAGGCGAGTTCCTCATGGCTTCAGCCGCTGATGTCCAAACCTATCATTCAAAGCGTATGGCAAAATTGATCAGCGATGTGTTTGAAAGCGTGACAGTTTTAATAGAAGCTTCAGCCGGTTCGGAAAGGGATCGAATGAAAGCAGAAATTTTCCTCGAAGACACGTGGCAAAAAGAGCTGCTGGATAAAGAAATGAAATCAGTTCGGTACTTTGATGAAATCGTCTGTTGGAAAAAGGCAGGAAAAGCCCAAGTTTGA